From Stenotrophomonas maltophilia, a single genomic window includes:
- a CDS encoding RNA polymerase sigma factor has protein sequence MVTPSEEPYPVLVSSPVPPSAETDAVPASLEAFLASVGPRAFRFAEAGLRQREDAMDAVQDALMRMLDYADKPATEWAPLFWSILRRRVIDLQRRRRFRLPFWRDNQDADGGDIDWADPGPDPAQAHEQRQQYQQLVQALRTLPARQREAFTLRVLQDLDGATTARAMGCSEGAVKTHLARARKALQDYLETHP, from the coding sequence ATGGTGACCCCGAGCGAGGAACCGTACCCTGTGCTGGTGAGCAGCCCCGTCCCCCCGAGCGCCGAGACCGATGCCGTGCCGGCGTCGCTGGAAGCGTTCCTGGCCAGCGTCGGCCCGCGTGCGTTCCGCTTCGCCGAGGCCGGCCTGCGCCAGCGCGAAGACGCCATGGACGCGGTGCAGGACGCGCTGATGCGCATGCTGGACTATGCCGACAAACCGGCCACCGAATGGGCGCCGCTGTTCTGGAGCATCCTGCGCCGGCGCGTGATCGACCTGCAGCGCCGGCGCCGCTTCCGCCTGCCGTTCTGGCGCGACAACCAGGACGCCGACGGGGGCGACATCGACTGGGCCGACCCCGGCCCGGACCCGGCGCAGGCGCATGAGCAGCGCCAGCAGTACCAGCAGCTGGTGCAGGCACTGCGCACGCTGCCTGCGCGCCAGCGCGAGGCCTTCACGCTGCGCGTGCTGCAGGACCTGGACGGGGCCACCACCGCCCGCGCCATGGGCTGCAGCGAAGGCGCGGTAAAAACCCATCTGGCACGCGCCCGGAAGGCGCTGCAGGACTACCTGGAGACCCACCCGTGA
- a CDS encoding NAD(P) transhydrogenase subunit alpha, whose translation MSDGFVALYIFMLAAIAGHVIISRVPVILHTPLMSGSNFIHGIVLIGAMVVLGHAQTPLEKALGFLAVVLGAGNAAGGYVVTARMLEMFKPSAPKGGKDQPKEPQA comes from the coding sequence GTGAGTGACGGGTTCGTAGCGCTGTACATCTTCATGCTGGCCGCCATTGCCGGCCACGTGATCATTTCGCGGGTGCCGGTGATCCTGCACACCCCGCTGATGTCGGGTTCCAACTTCATCCACGGCATCGTGCTGATCGGTGCGATGGTGGTGCTGGGGCATGCGCAGACGCCGCTGGAAAAAGCGCTGGGCTTCCTCGCCGTGGTGCTTGGCGCCGGCAACGCCGCCGGCGGCTACGTGGTCACCGCGCGCATGCTGGAAATGTTCAAGCCGAGCGCGCCCAAGGGCGGCAAGGATCAGCCGAAGGAGCCGCAGGCTTGA
- a CDS encoding NAD(P)(+) transhydrogenase (Re/Si-specific) subunit beta: protein MNISTVELLDWLVKASYLVAATLFLLGLQRMASPLTARSGIRWAGLGMLLATAATFFLPELHNVPLILVALLLGAGLAWWSAGKVAITDMPQMVALYNGMGGGSAAAIGAVELLRYAFLAHRDTTHWSEQALADLAARQPSGTVLLLAVVGAAIGAVSLSGSVIAWAKLDGRLDKRVTWPGQQVMNLVVALAVVVLAIIAASTLSTWAIVAFFVLALALGVLMTLPIGGADMPVVISLYNAFTGLAVSFEGYVLGNEALIIAGMMVGAAGILLTRLMAKAMNRPIRNVLFSNFGGGAGGEAQAISGSQKPIEAADVAAMMAFAERVVIVPGYGMAVAQAQHKIWELAQRLGQRGVKVKFAIHPVAGRMPGHMNVLLAEAGVPYDLIADMDDINPEFANTDVVLVIGANDVVNPVARTDPASPIYGMPVLDVVNARNVVVIKRGKGTGFAGIENALFYADNTRMLYGDGAEAAASLVSELKALDGGH from the coding sequence TTGAACATCAGCACCGTCGAACTGCTCGACTGGCTGGTCAAGGCCAGCTACCTCGTCGCCGCTACGCTGTTCCTGCTGGGCCTGCAGCGCATGGCCTCGCCGCTGACCGCGCGCAGCGGCATCCGCTGGGCCGGGCTGGGCATGCTGCTGGCCACGGCGGCGACCTTCTTCCTGCCCGAACTGCACAACGTGCCGTTGATCCTGGTGGCGCTGCTGCTCGGCGCGGGGCTGGCCTGGTGGTCGGCCGGCAAGGTCGCCATCACCGACATGCCGCAGATGGTGGCGCTGTACAACGGCATGGGTGGCGGTTCGGCGGCGGCGATCGGCGCAGTGGAACTGCTGCGCTATGCCTTCCTGGCCCACCGTGACACCACGCACTGGAGCGAGCAGGCACTGGCCGATCTGGCCGCGCGCCAACCGTCGGGCACGGTGTTGCTGCTGGCGGTGGTCGGCGCGGCGATCGGCGCGGTGTCGCTGTCCGGCTCGGTGATCGCCTGGGCCAAGCTGGATGGCCGCCTCGACAAGCGGGTGACCTGGCCGGGCCAGCAGGTGATGAACCTGGTGGTGGCGCTGGCGGTGGTGGTCCTGGCGATCATCGCCGCCAGCACGCTCAGCACCTGGGCGATCGTCGCCTTCTTCGTGCTGGCGCTGGCGTTGGGCGTGTTGATGACGCTGCCGATCGGTGGCGCTGACATGCCGGTGGTGATCTCTCTGTACAACGCGTTCACTGGCCTGGCGGTGTCGTTCGAAGGCTATGTGCTGGGCAACGAGGCGCTGATCATCGCCGGCATGATGGTCGGTGCGGCGGGCATCCTGCTGACCCGGCTGATGGCCAAGGCAATGAACCGGCCGATCCGCAATGTGCTGTTCTCCAACTTCGGCGGTGGTGCCGGCGGTGAAGCACAGGCGATCTCCGGTTCGCAGAAGCCGATTGAAGCGGCCGACGTGGCGGCGATGATGGCCTTCGCCGAGCGCGTGGTGATCGTGCCCGGTTATGGCATGGCGGTCGCGCAGGCCCAGCACAAGATCTGGGAACTGGCGCAGCGGCTGGGCCAGCGCGGGGTGAAGGTGAAGTTCGCCATCCACCCGGTGGCCGGGCGCATGCCCGGGCACATGAACGTGCTGCTGGCCGAAGCGGGCGTGCCCTACGACCTGATCGCTGACATGGACGACATCAATCCCGAATTCGCCAACACCGACGTGGTGCTGGTGATCGGTGCCAACGACGTGGTCAATCCGGTCGCGCGTACCGACCCGGCCAGCCCGATCTACGGCATGCCGGTGCTGGACGTGGTCAACGCGCGCAACGTGGTGGTGATCAAGCGCGGCAAGGGCACCGGCTTTGCCGGCATCGAGAATGCGCTGTTCTACGCCGACAACACCCGCATGCTGTACGGCGATGGTGCTGAAGCGGCGGCCTCACTGGTAAGTGAACTGAAGGCGCTCGACGGCGGGCATTGA